The proteins below come from a single Cannabis sativa cultivar Pink pepper isolate KNU-18-1 chromosome 3, ASM2916894v1, whole genome shotgun sequence genomic window:
- the LOC115708724 gene encoding putative disease resistance protein RGA4 isoform X2, which yields MAQRNSVGVLRRIQVLLRSSDFEEVAATATIFKLRSFRRKLSWIKEELKKVQNLFNKADLMKQIDDSDELDMALRVVDDLLREMLVVSLRRRHSFRTFFYMASKMDQVIDKVKLLTSGSLSLPSLHDLPIPSVGKDTGDAVRMGSSSYVFDEIVVGRVHEKQQVKDFLLKKDDVNNILVISIVGLGGIGKTTFAQIIYNDEMVVDHFDLRIWVYVGEVFDVITIMQTIVGSIKNSGANSYRDVYQLEDSDKWDELRSILFVGGNGSRVIVTTRNRSVAWITGEKDQIFDLGELEYMDSSLLFCQVTTVVERNYVTDPEMINLREEIVKRCSGNPLVIKVVGSLLRLKSTKEEWQSFYDKEFSDIIEIEDHVLAAVRVSYDHLSFALKDCFAYCALFPKDYEFDVDTLVSLWMSQGFIIGSDDKEQYLEKLGYEYVVELLERSFFRVIQRNELGYITKCKMHNLMHDLAKNIAGKAYATLSLNQGQFEGEPLHVSVDFHFDSSWQISIPSSNLRGIRSLILHRQYPQAIESRSSQSICDVIPKFKWIGMLDLHNTGIKILPKSIGELKFLSYLDLSQNVNMKALPNSISRLQLLQTLILNHCSNLRKLPKGIIKLFNLRHLENKSCYCLTQMPRGLHQLSNLRTLSEFGLSKEPTDFPSKPKGKLDELSSLNYLRGELKIKNLTNPKDDKTAAANLKEKNDLLSLILIWDIEASSVHQQDDYEKALEDLEPHPNLKRLSISTYGGRKFSSWLPLLKNLVKLSLSRCNRCHYLPRLDQLTNLQVLVVDELMNLEYIMDETPSSTTTWFSSLKELRLTNLPQLKGWWKKDASKGEGEGEEKATFSCLSKLVVEDCPCLTSMPMFPWLEELLVLKNTSWEPFKRTIAAKPTSPASASSSSSNFPLSKLRELHIMDMSNGDPNMWQYLERLHSVTLDHVTDINDQLKGLRQVRGLQQLHIWRCDSLVVIPNWITNSDFLRTFSIKLCPKLIIPRERLSLIATSKKLEIEDCPGVSHVATMLKDPLYIQ from the exons ATGGCTCAACGAAACTCGGTGGGCGTTCTTCGTAGGATTCAAGTACTGTTGCGGTCTTCAGATTTTGAAGAGGTTGCAGCTACAGCTACAATATTCAAGCTCAGGAGCTTTCGCCGTAAGTTGTCGTGGATAAAGGAAGAGTTAAAGAaggttcaaaatttatttaataaagctGATTTGATGAAGCAgattgatgatagtgatgagTTAGACATGGCACTTCGTGTTGTTGATGATTTACTGAGAGAAATGTTGGTAGTGAGTTTGAGAAGACGCCATAGTTTCCGTACTTTTTTCTACATGGCCTCCAAAATGGACCAAGTCATTGATAAGGTGAAACTACTGACTTCAGGTTCATTATCATTACCATCACTTCATGATCTTCCAATTCCGAGTGTCGGAAAAGATACCGGAGATGCAGTTAGGATGGGAAGTAGCTCTTATGTATTTGATGAAATTGTTGTGGGGAGGgttcatgaaaaacaacaggtGAAAGACTTTTTGTTGAAGAAAGATgatgtaaataatatattggTAATTTCGATTGTGGGTTTGGGAGGAATAGGGAAAACAACATTTGCTCAAATCATTTACAACGATGAGATGGTTGTAGATCATTTTGATCTGAGAATCTGGGTGTATGTGGGTGAGGTGTTTGATGTGATAACAATTATGCAAACGATTGTTGGATCTATAAAAAACTCAGGAGCAAACTCTTACCGAGATGTCTACCAACTTGAG GATTCTGACAAATGGGATGAGTTAAGAAGCATATTATTTGTTGGTGGAAATGGGAGCAGAGTTATTGTAACTACTCGTAATAGAAGTGTTGCATGGATTACAGGTGAAAAAGACCAAATTTTTGATTTGGGGGAGCTAGAGTACATGGATTCTTCTTTACTATTCTGCCAAGTGACTACAGTAGTAGAAAGAAATTATGTAACTGACCCCGAAATGATCAATCTTCGAGAAGAGATTGTGAAACGCTGCAGTGGAAACCCTCTTGTCATAAAAGTAGTAGGAAGCTTGTTGCGTTTAAAAAGTACAAAGGAAGAGTGGCAGTCATTCTATGATAAGGAGTTTTCAGATATTATAGAAATTGAAGATCATGTTTTAGCAGCGGTTCGGGTGAGTTATGATCACTTGTCATTTGCTTTGAAAGATTGTTTTGCTTATTGTGCTCTTTTCCCAAAAGATTACGAATTTGACGTAGACACACTCGTAAGTTTGTGGATGTCGCAGGGGTTTATTATAGGGTCAGATGACAAGGAACAATATCTTGAGAAGTTAGGCTATGAGTATGTGGTGGAATTACTTGAAAGATCTTTCTTTCGTGTAATTCAGAGAAATGAGTTGGGTTATATAACAAAATGCAAAATGCACAATTTAATGCATGATCTTGCCAAAAACATAGCTGGGAAAGCTTATGCTACTTTAAGCTTAAACCAAGGCCAATTTGAAGGAGAACCTCTTCATGTATCAGTGGATTTTCATTTTGATTCATCATGGCAGATTTCAATCCCATCATCCAATTTGAGAGGGATTCGGAGTCTGATTTTGCACAGGCAATACCCACAGGCAATAGAAAGCAGATCAAGTCAGTCAATTTGTGATGTAATTCCGAAATTCAAGTGGATTGGAATGTTGGATTTGCATAACACAGGGATCAAGATACTACCAAAATCTATTGGTGAGTTGAAGTTTCTGTCTTATTTGGATCTGTCTCAAAATGTGAATATGAAGGCATTACCAAACTCTATTAGCAGGCTACAACTTCTGCAGACTCTGATACTCAACCATTGCAGTAATCTCCGGAAGCTACCCAAAGGCATTATCAAGTTATTCAATCTTAGACATCTTGAAAACAAGTCATGTTATTGTTTGACTCAGATGCCGCGAGGACTACATCAACTATCAAATCTTCGAACATTATCAGAATTCGGGCTGAGTAAGGAGCCTACTGATTTTCCCTCAAAGCCAAAGGGCAAGCTCGACGAACTAAGTAGTCTAAACTACCTGAGAGGCGAGCTCAAAATCAAAAATTTGACCAATCCAAAAGATGATAAGACAGCAGCAGCAAACTTGAAAGAGAAAAATGATCTTTTATCTTTGATTTTGATCTGGGATATTGAGGCTTCATCAGTTCATCAACAAGATGATTATGAAAAGGCACTAGAAGATCTTGAGCCACATCCAAACCTGAAGAGGCTGTCTATATCTACCTATGGTGGTCGCAAGTTTTCGAGTTGGCTTCCATTGCTTAAAAATCTTGTGAAATTATCACTGTCGAGATGCAACAGATGCCATTACCTACCTCGGCTGGATCAGTTGACTAATCTTCAAGTATTGGTAGTAGATGAGTTGATGAATCTGGAATACATTATGGATGAAACaccatcatcaacaacaacatggTTTTCATCCTTGAAAGAGCTGAGACTTACTAATTTGCCACAACTAAAGGGATGGTGGAAAAAGGATGCTTCAAAAGGAGAAGGagaaggagaagaaaaagcTACATTTAGTTGTCTTTCTAAATTGGTGGTTGAAGATTGCCCCTGTCTCACTTCCATGCCTATGTTTCCATGGCTAGAAGAACTGCTAGTGCTGAAAAACACAAGTTGGGAGCCATTCAAACGAACTATAGCAGCAAAACCAACATCACCAGCatcagcatcatcatcatcatcaa ATTTTCCTCTCTCCAAATTAAGAGAATTGCATATCATGGATATGTCCAATGGTGATCCAAATATGTGGCAGTACCTTGAAAGACTCCATTCTGTGACGTTGGATCATGTTACTGACATAAATGATCAGCTCAAAGGACTTCGACAAGTGAGGGGCCTGCAACAACTCCATATATGGCGCTGTGATAGCTTAGTGGTAATTCCAAACTGGATCACCAACTCTGATTTTCTTAGGACATTCTCGATCAAGCTATGCCCCAAGTTGATAATACCGCGTGAGAGACTTAGCCTCATTGCAACTTCAAAAAAGTTGGAGATTGAGGATTGTCCTGGAGTTTCTCACGTTGCAACCATGCTTAAAGATCCTCTCTACATCCAATAA
- the LOC115708724 gene encoding putative disease resistance protein RGA4 isoform X1: MAQRNSVGVLRRIQVLLRSSDFEEVAATATIFKLRSFRRKLSWIKEELKKVQNLFNKADLMKQIDDSDELDMALRVVDDLLREMLVVSLRRRHSFRTFFYMASKMDQVIDKVKLLTSGSLSLPSLHDLPIPSVGKDTGDAVRMGSSSYVFDEIVVGRVHEKQQVKDFLLKKDDVNNILVISIVGLGGIGKTTFAQIIYNDEMVVDHFDLRIWVYVGEVFDVITIMQTIVGSIKNSGANSYRDVYQLEVLRNLIFQEIIHKRFLLILDDVWNQDSDKWDELRSILFVGGNGSRVIVTTRNRSVAWITGEKDQIFDLGELEYMDSSLLFCQVTTVVERNYVTDPEMINLREEIVKRCSGNPLVIKVVGSLLRLKSTKEEWQSFYDKEFSDIIEIEDHVLAAVRVSYDHLSFALKDCFAYCALFPKDYEFDVDTLVSLWMSQGFIIGSDDKEQYLEKLGYEYVVELLERSFFRVIQRNELGYITKCKMHNLMHDLAKNIAGKAYATLSLNQGQFEGEPLHVSVDFHFDSSWQISIPSSNLRGIRSLILHRQYPQAIESRSSQSICDVIPKFKWIGMLDLHNTGIKILPKSIGELKFLSYLDLSQNVNMKALPNSISRLQLLQTLILNHCSNLRKLPKGIIKLFNLRHLENKSCYCLTQMPRGLHQLSNLRTLSEFGLSKEPTDFPSKPKGKLDELSSLNYLRGELKIKNLTNPKDDKTAAANLKEKNDLLSLILIWDIEASSVHQQDDYEKALEDLEPHPNLKRLSISTYGGRKFSSWLPLLKNLVKLSLSRCNRCHYLPRLDQLTNLQVLVVDELMNLEYIMDETPSSTTTWFSSLKELRLTNLPQLKGWWKKDASKGEGEGEEKATFSCLSKLVVEDCPCLTSMPMFPWLEELLVLKNTSWEPFKRTIAAKPTSPASASSSSSNFPLSKLRELHIMDMSNGDPNMWQYLERLHSVTLDHVTDINDQLKGLRQVRGLQQLHIWRCDSLVVIPNWITNSDFLRTFSIKLCPKLIIPRERLSLIATSKKLEIEDCPGVSHVATMLKDPLYIQ, from the exons ATGGCTCAACGAAACTCGGTGGGCGTTCTTCGTAGGATTCAAGTACTGTTGCGGTCTTCAGATTTTGAAGAGGTTGCAGCTACAGCTACAATATTCAAGCTCAGGAGCTTTCGCCGTAAGTTGTCGTGGATAAAGGAAGAGTTAAAGAaggttcaaaatttatttaataaagctGATTTGATGAAGCAgattgatgatagtgatgagTTAGACATGGCACTTCGTGTTGTTGATGATTTACTGAGAGAAATGTTGGTAGTGAGTTTGAGAAGACGCCATAGTTTCCGTACTTTTTTCTACATGGCCTCCAAAATGGACCAAGTCATTGATAAGGTGAAACTACTGACTTCAGGTTCATTATCATTACCATCACTTCATGATCTTCCAATTCCGAGTGTCGGAAAAGATACCGGAGATGCAGTTAGGATGGGAAGTAGCTCTTATGTATTTGATGAAATTGTTGTGGGGAGGgttcatgaaaaacaacaggtGAAAGACTTTTTGTTGAAGAAAGATgatgtaaataatatattggTAATTTCGATTGTGGGTTTGGGAGGAATAGGGAAAACAACATTTGCTCAAATCATTTACAACGATGAGATGGTTGTAGATCATTTTGATCTGAGAATCTGGGTGTATGTGGGTGAGGTGTTTGATGTGATAACAATTATGCAAACGATTGTTGGATCTATAAAAAACTCAGGAGCAAACTCTTACCGAGATGTCTACCAACTTGAGGTACTGCGAAatcttatttttcaagaaataatacaCAAGCGATTTCTCCTTATTCTTGATGATGTGTGGAATCAGGATTCTGACAAATGGGATGAGTTAAGAAGCATATTATTTGTTGGTGGAAATGGGAGCAGAGTTATTGTAACTACTCGTAATAGAAGTGTTGCATGGATTACAGGTGAAAAAGACCAAATTTTTGATTTGGGGGAGCTAGAGTACATGGATTCTTCTTTACTATTCTGCCAAGTGACTACAGTAGTAGAAAGAAATTATGTAACTGACCCCGAAATGATCAATCTTCGAGAAGAGATTGTGAAACGCTGCAGTGGAAACCCTCTTGTCATAAAAGTAGTAGGAAGCTTGTTGCGTTTAAAAAGTACAAAGGAAGAGTGGCAGTCATTCTATGATAAGGAGTTTTCAGATATTATAGAAATTGAAGATCATGTTTTAGCAGCGGTTCGGGTGAGTTATGATCACTTGTCATTTGCTTTGAAAGATTGTTTTGCTTATTGTGCTCTTTTCCCAAAAGATTACGAATTTGACGTAGACACACTCGTAAGTTTGTGGATGTCGCAGGGGTTTATTATAGGGTCAGATGACAAGGAACAATATCTTGAGAAGTTAGGCTATGAGTATGTGGTGGAATTACTTGAAAGATCTTTCTTTCGTGTAATTCAGAGAAATGAGTTGGGTTATATAACAAAATGCAAAATGCACAATTTAATGCATGATCTTGCCAAAAACATAGCTGGGAAAGCTTATGCTACTTTAAGCTTAAACCAAGGCCAATTTGAAGGAGAACCTCTTCATGTATCAGTGGATTTTCATTTTGATTCATCATGGCAGATTTCAATCCCATCATCCAATTTGAGAGGGATTCGGAGTCTGATTTTGCACAGGCAATACCCACAGGCAATAGAAAGCAGATCAAGTCAGTCAATTTGTGATGTAATTCCGAAATTCAAGTGGATTGGAATGTTGGATTTGCATAACACAGGGATCAAGATACTACCAAAATCTATTGGTGAGTTGAAGTTTCTGTCTTATTTGGATCTGTCTCAAAATGTGAATATGAAGGCATTACCAAACTCTATTAGCAGGCTACAACTTCTGCAGACTCTGATACTCAACCATTGCAGTAATCTCCGGAAGCTACCCAAAGGCATTATCAAGTTATTCAATCTTAGACATCTTGAAAACAAGTCATGTTATTGTTTGACTCAGATGCCGCGAGGACTACATCAACTATCAAATCTTCGAACATTATCAGAATTCGGGCTGAGTAAGGAGCCTACTGATTTTCCCTCAAAGCCAAAGGGCAAGCTCGACGAACTAAGTAGTCTAAACTACCTGAGAGGCGAGCTCAAAATCAAAAATTTGACCAATCCAAAAGATGATAAGACAGCAGCAGCAAACTTGAAAGAGAAAAATGATCTTTTATCTTTGATTTTGATCTGGGATATTGAGGCTTCATCAGTTCATCAACAAGATGATTATGAAAAGGCACTAGAAGATCTTGAGCCACATCCAAACCTGAAGAGGCTGTCTATATCTACCTATGGTGGTCGCAAGTTTTCGAGTTGGCTTCCATTGCTTAAAAATCTTGTGAAATTATCACTGTCGAGATGCAACAGATGCCATTACCTACCTCGGCTGGATCAGTTGACTAATCTTCAAGTATTGGTAGTAGATGAGTTGATGAATCTGGAATACATTATGGATGAAACaccatcatcaacaacaacatggTTTTCATCCTTGAAAGAGCTGAGACTTACTAATTTGCCACAACTAAAGGGATGGTGGAAAAAGGATGCTTCAAAAGGAGAAGGagaaggagaagaaaaagcTACATTTAGTTGTCTTTCTAAATTGGTGGTTGAAGATTGCCCCTGTCTCACTTCCATGCCTATGTTTCCATGGCTAGAAGAACTGCTAGTGCTGAAAAACACAAGTTGGGAGCCATTCAAACGAACTATAGCAGCAAAACCAACATCACCAGCatcagcatcatcatcatcatcaa ATTTTCCTCTCTCCAAATTAAGAGAATTGCATATCATGGATATGTCCAATGGTGATCCAAATATGTGGCAGTACCTTGAAAGACTCCATTCTGTGACGTTGGATCATGTTACTGACATAAATGATCAGCTCAAAGGACTTCGACAAGTGAGGGGCCTGCAACAACTCCATATATGGCGCTGTGATAGCTTAGTGGTAATTCCAAACTGGATCACCAACTCTGATTTTCTTAGGACATTCTCGATCAAGCTATGCCCCAAGTTGATAATACCGCGTGAGAGACTTAGCCTCATTGCAACTTCAAAAAAGTTGGAGATTGAGGATTGTCCTGGAGTTTCTCACGTTGCAACCATGCTTAAAGATCCTCTCTACATCCAATAA
- the LOC133035566 gene encoding uncharacterized protein LOC133035566 → MVIQECGSPLDQLTDINVHLEKLKELNSLQQIHIWRCDSLEEIPTWISDSNSLRTISIKLCPKLTIPRERISLITSLRKMEIEDCPQVYHLETMLKDPLYRGIGLSG, encoded by the exons ATGGTGATCCAGGAATGTGGAAGTCCCTTGGATCAACTTACTGACATAAATGTTCAtcttgaaaaacttaaagaacTCAACAGTCTGCAGCAAATCCACATATGGCGCTGTGATAGTTTAGAGGAAATCCCAACTTGGATCAGCGACTCTAATTCTCTTAGGACAATTTCGATCAAGCTCTGTCCTAAGTTGACGATACCGCGTGAGAGAATTAGCCTCATCACCTCTTTAAGAAAGATGGAGATTGAAGATTGCCCTCAAGTTTATCACCTCGAAACCATGCTTAAAGATCCATTATACA GAGGAATTGGGTTAAGTGGTTGA